Part of the Pseudomonas lijiangensis genome is shown below.
GAGATCTATGCCTTCGCCGAAGGCATATCCCTAGGATTCATCAACCTCAAAGACGGGATTGGCTCATTGGTCACAAAGGCCAAAGAGTGGAGAGCACAGCCGAAATACATGGACATGCGCATAGCAGCGCAGTGCGTATTTTGCGCTGGCAGCTCGTTCAAGGCTCTTGTCAAAGGCGACCCATGGAACCTCAACTACTTTGCCTTTGCCGCTGCTATGAGGCATCTCTGGGTTTACCCAAGGGTCCAAAGAGAGCATTACGACAGGCTCATCAACCTTTCTCAAACCTACAGATCCAGAAACTTAGCTGAATTTACTGCACGCACAGGAATCAGAATCAGACCCACGCTGACCGTTATTGAAGGAGGCAAACTCATGCCAAAATCACTTGATGATCGCCTGCACAACGCAGGGTGCCAGTCCACACGCGTTCGAGTTCTGGCGTCGAGATACCCCGATAAGCTTGAGCCCCTCATCAATATCTATGAAGAGCTTGCCCTAAGGGCTGAAGAGGATGAGGACTTCATGCCCAAGTTCGACGCACTCTGCGAAGCTTGGTACCTGGGCAAGGTCGAAGATGACTACGAGGCTATCAAAAAGCTTGAGAAAGACCTCAAGGCTATTCGCTGAACGAAGCTGTAGACCAGCTTCGCTAAATGTCGCCAGGGGGTTGATGGTTGTTAGCACCCTGTAAGCCAAATCTCCTCTGGCCCATTTCTGCAACGTAGGTTGGACTACCCCCACTCCGGTAGACATTTCCCGGCCTCATAACGAGGCGCGTTCAAACGCCTCAGGACTAACACTGAATCGCCCTTGGTCTCCTAGACATTTTCCAAGCGGGACAGGCTCACAAAGGTGATTTTGATCCTCTATGGTATTTCTCATGGTTTTAAAGTTTTTCGTGCCTTGTCGACTTTGGATTTACTGGTCTATGCGGGGTTATTGATAATTGAGTGGGAGTGATGGGACGTCAGGCATTGCCCGGCACTATCTAGCAAAAAACACCCTGAAGCCCGCGTAACAGCGGGCTTTTGGCTTTTTGGGTCTGGAAAACTCAGATAGCAGAGCTTGCTACCGTAACACGAGCGCGAGTCGCGCCTCGTCCGATCAGCGAATTAAACCGCCTGCACCCTGGCCAGTTGCTCGCCTTCAAGCCAGGCGCTGATGTCGCTGGCGCGCATGGGTTTGGAGAACAGGTAGCCCTGGGCCCAGGCGCAGCCGAGGTTTTTCAGGGCGTCGAGCTCTGCGGCGGTTTCCACGCCTTCGACGATGCATTCCAGCTGCATGTCCTGGCACAGGGCAACCAGCGACTTGACGATCTTGAAGCTGGCCGGGTCGAGGTGGATGTTGGTGACGAAGGTGCGGTCCACCTTCAGTTTGGTCAGTGACAGCGCGTGGATCTGGCTCAGGCTGGAATAGCCGGTGCCGAAGTCGTCGAGGGAAATGCCGCAGCCCAGTTCGCGAAACCGGCTGATTGCTCGCTGGGTCTGCGGCAGGTCCTGGATGACCGCGGTTTCGGTGATTTCCAGATCGAGGCAGGCCGGGTCGAAATGGCTGCTTTTGATCAGCTCGACGATCTGCTGGGCGGCGTCCTCCGAACCGCAGTCGTGGGCGGACAGGTTGAATGACAGGCGGATACCCGCAGGCCAGCTCGCGGCCGTGTCCAGCGCCTTGCTCAGCAACGGCACCGTGAGGCGATTGACCATGCCGACGCGCTCGGCAATCGGGATGAACTCACTGGGCGGCACGTTACCCAACTCCGGGCTTTCCCAGCGTGCCAGGGCCTCGAACGCGACGGTTTGCTCACTGTGAATATCCACGATGGGCTGGAACACCACGTGAAACTCAGAATCCAGATCGGCCCTGCGCAGGGCCTGTTCGGTCAGCCCTTCGCGATTGAGCTGCTGGCGATGGGCTGCGCTGAACAGGCAGACCGTGCCGGGGCGGTGGCGCTTGCTCTGATACAGGGCGTAGTCGGAGTATTCATACACTTGCGTGGCGTCGGATGCCTGATCCGGGAAGGTCGCGATGCCCAGTGATGCACTGATCTGAATAGGGATGTCCACCAGCAGAAACGGCTCGCGCATGCTGGCGCAGATTCTGTCGCCAAACTCCCGCAACTGGTCGTCGCTCATGGCCTGAGTGATGATCAGGCCAAACTCGTCGCCTCCCAGCCGGGCCAGGTGTACATCTTCGTCGAGCAGCCCGGTCAGGCGCTGGCCAACCTGGCAAAGCAGCTTGTCACCAATGCTATGGCCATACAGATCGTTGACCGGCTTGAAGCCATCCAGGTCGATCAGCCCCACGGCAAGGCGAATCTCCTGCTCGCGGGCGCGGGACAGCAGCGTATCGAGGCGGGAAAAGAACTGCCGCCGATTGGCCAGTCCGGTCAGGCTGTCCTGATTGGCCAGGTGAAGGTTTTCCTCGCTGAGTTTTGCCGTCTGCGCCTGCATGTTCACCAGCCGGGTGAAGTCGGCGTACTGTGCCTTGAGAATGATCAGCATGGCGATGGACACCAGCAGGACGTCAATCGCAGTGGCAACAAAGGTCATGATATTGGTGGACGCGAAGAACACCACGAACGCTGTGTTGACCACTGCGGTGGTGGCCAGGGCTGCTGGCAGCAGGTGCATCATGCAAAAAATGCAGCCGATGACGGTGATCGCCATATAAAAGGCGACATGCGCCTGGGCATAGCTGTCGCCATAGGGAAACAGCGCCAGCGACCAGGCGGTGAACGCCACGGCGACAAACGGCGCGAGCATATTGGTGCGCTTCAGCGCCGCCAGCATCTGCTCAGGGGTGCGCGTCCGTCCGCGCGTGCGCATCCATTCCGCAGCACGAATCACGCCGAACAACGTCATGATCAACGGGCAATACACCACCAGCCAGCGCGGCGCGACCGCAAAGTGGGTGCCCGCCAGCATCAGGGTGTTGATCAGCAGGATGAAATACATCATGGGCAATTGGCGAGACAGCGCGATGTATTGCGCCTTGACCAGACCAGGATTGTCCTTGGGCACAGACATCAACGCTCGTACGCCGAGCAGTGTTTTCTTCATCAGACGACGCTCTGAAAATACAACCAGATAAATAACCGAACGGATTATCCTTTCCAGACCGGATCGAGCAGGGTTAGAAACTGCTCTCATG
Proteins encoded:
- a CDS encoding putative bifunctional diguanylate cyclase/phosphodiesterase, translated to MKKTLLGVRALMSVPKDNPGLVKAQYIALSRQLPMMYFILLINTLMLAGTHFAVAPRWLVVYCPLIMTLFGVIRAAEWMRTRGRTRTPEQMLAALKRTNMLAPFVAVAFTAWSLALFPYGDSYAQAHVAFYMAITVIGCIFCMMHLLPAALATTAVVNTAFVVFFASTNIMTFVATAIDVLLVSIAMLIILKAQYADFTRLVNMQAQTAKLSEENLHLANQDSLTGLANRRQFFSRLDTLLSRAREQEIRLAVGLIDLDGFKPVNDLYGHSIGDKLLCQVGQRLTGLLDEDVHLARLGGDEFGLIITQAMSDDQLREFGDRICASMREPFLLVDIPIQISASLGIATFPDQASDATQVYEYSDYALYQSKRHRPGTVCLFSAAHRQQLNREGLTEQALRRADLDSEFHVVFQPIVDIHSEQTVAFEALARWESPELGNVPPSEFIPIAERVGMVNRLTVPLLSKALDTAASWPAGIRLSFNLSAHDCGSEDAAQQIVELIKSSHFDPACLDLEITETAVIQDLPQTQRAISRFRELGCGISLDDFGTGYSSLSQIHALSLTKLKVDRTFVTNIHLDPASFKIVKSLVALCQDMQLECIVEGVETAAELDALKNLGCAWAQGYLFSKPMRASDISAWLEGEQLARVQAV